In Nonomuraea muscovyensis, the following proteins share a genomic window:
- a CDS encoding amidohydrolase family protein, with protein MTTPGVPLSGYRPVSALRVPVTPVERARLPAVDAHVHLGRWLTEDGGWMVEDVPALVDMMDRLGLRGMVNLDGRWGRELAANLERYDAAHPGRFATFCHVDWSATAEPGFGERLAAQLRASAAEGAAGLKVWKDVGLHVRDHRGELVMLDDERLAPLWAAAGELGIPIALHTADPVAFFEPVDERNERLEQLTARPDWAFSGPGFPPFERLMEAMEGMIAAHPATTVIGVHAGCWPENLAWVGRMLDEHPHFHIDIAARLAELGRAPRAARALVMRHPGRVLFGTDEIPPDPRVYRIHFRFLETADEAFAHSLDDPPLMGRWTISGLDLPDDVLGQVYAANALRLVPRLA; from the coding sequence ATGACCACCCCCGGTGTCCCGCTGTCGGGCTACCGGCCGGTCTCCGCATTGCGCGTCCCCGTCACCCCTGTCGAGCGGGCCCGCCTGCCCGCCGTGGACGCGCACGTCCACCTCGGCCGCTGGCTCACCGAGGACGGCGGCTGGATGGTCGAGGACGTGCCGGCACTGGTGGACATGATGGACCGGCTCGGCCTGCGCGGCATGGTCAACCTGGACGGTCGCTGGGGCCGGGAGCTGGCCGCGAACCTGGAACGCTACGACGCCGCCCACCCCGGCAGGTTCGCCACGTTCTGCCATGTCGACTGGTCGGCGACCGCCGAGCCCGGCTTCGGCGAGCGGCTGGCGGCCCAGTTGCGCGCCTCGGCCGCCGAGGGCGCAGCCGGGCTGAAAGTGTGGAAGGACGTCGGCCTGCACGTCCGCGACCACCGCGGCGAGCTGGTCATGCTCGACGACGAGCGGCTGGCGCCGCTGTGGGCGGCCGCCGGTGAGCTGGGCATCCCGATCGCGCTGCACACCGCCGACCCGGTCGCCTTCTTCGAGCCGGTCGACGAGCGCAACGAGCGGCTGGAACAGCTCACCGCCCGGCCCGACTGGGCGTTCTCCGGACCGGGGTTCCCGCCGTTCGAGCGGCTCATGGAGGCCATGGAGGGGATGATCGCCGCCCATCCGGCCACCACCGTCATCGGCGTGCACGCCGGCTGCTGGCCGGAGAACCTGGCCTGGGTCGGCCGGATGCTCGACGAGCATCCCCACTTCCACATCGACATCGCCGCCCGGCTGGCCGAGCTGGGCCGGGCGCCCCGGGCCGCCCGCGCGCTCGTGATGCGCCACCCCGGCCGGGTGCTGTTCGGCACCGACGAGATCCCGCCGGACCCGCGCGTGTACCGGATCCACTTCCGTTTCCTGGAGACCGCGGACGAGGCGTTCGCGCACTCCCTGGACGACCCGCCGCTGATGGGCCGCTGGACCATCAGCGGGCTCGACCTGCCCGACGACGTGCTCGGCCAGGTCTATGCCGCCAACGCGCTGCGCCTCGTGCCGAGGCTGGCGTGA
- the melA gene encoding alpha-galactosidase, translated as MTRIVLIGAGSITFAKNLLSDLLTFPELSESTIVLHDIDPERLATAEAMATWMVAELGIGATVEAHADRRAALDGADHVINEIAVGGMAAVRRDFDIPARYGVRQTVADTLGIGGVFRALRTIPVMVGIGNDLAELAPDATLFTYTNPMSMIPRAVYEGTPFRNVVGVCHAARDTQSTLARMVGVPEEEVSFTTAGVNHQAWVLRFERAGENLYRRLDEVIEANPELRRRVRVEIYRNFGYFPTESSEHGAEYLPWFLPHADQVERYRIPVGVYLDWLADGHAEYEQQKRSLDDGKGVTIERGEELASLAIHSMETGTPRLLHGNVRNGGLIANLPADATVEVPCHVDRAGVQPIRIGELPVQLAALNTLTLNVGELTVRAALEGRRDHVYQAALLDPNTAATLPVHRVRELVDELIAAHGDLLPEGIRA; from the coding sequence ATGACCCGGATCGTCCTGATCGGCGCCGGCAGCATCACCTTCGCCAAGAACCTGCTGTCGGACCTGCTGACCTTCCCCGAGCTGTCCGAGTCCACGATCGTCCTGCACGACATCGACCCCGAGCGGCTGGCCACCGCGGAGGCGATGGCCACCTGGATGGTCGCCGAGCTGGGGATCGGCGCCACCGTGGAGGCGCACGCCGACCGCCGGGCCGCGCTCGACGGCGCCGACCACGTCATCAACGAGATCGCCGTCGGCGGGATGGCCGCCGTGCGGCGCGACTTCGACATCCCGGCCCGCTACGGCGTGCGCCAGACCGTCGCCGACACGCTCGGCATCGGCGGCGTCTTCCGCGCGCTGCGCACCATCCCGGTGATGGTGGGCATCGGCAACGACCTGGCCGAGCTGGCCCCGGACGCCACGCTGTTCACCTACACCAACCCCATGTCGATGATCCCCCGCGCGGTCTACGAGGGCACCCCGTTCCGCAACGTGGTGGGCGTCTGCCACGCCGCCCGCGACACCCAGTCCACGCTGGCCAGGATGGTCGGCGTACCCGAGGAGGAGGTGTCCTTCACTACCGCGGGCGTCAACCACCAGGCGTGGGTGCTGCGCTTCGAACGCGCCGGGGAGAACCTCTACCGCAGGCTGGACGAGGTCATCGAGGCCAACCCCGAGCTGCGCCGCCGGGTCCGGGTCGAGATCTACCGCAACTTCGGCTACTTCCCGACCGAGTCAAGCGAGCACGGCGCGGAGTACCTGCCCTGGTTCCTGCCGCACGCCGACCAGGTCGAGCGCTACCGGATCCCGGTGGGCGTCTACCTGGACTGGCTGGCCGACGGCCACGCCGAGTACGAGCAGCAGAAGCGGTCCCTCGACGACGGCAAGGGCGTCACCATCGAGCGCGGCGAGGAGCTGGCCAGCCTGGCCATCCACTCCATGGAGACCGGCACCCCCCGCCTGCTGCACGGCAACGTCCGCAACGGCGGCCTCATCGCGAACCTGCCCGCCGACGCCACCGTCGAGGTGCCCTGCCACGTGGACCGCGCGGGCGTGCAGCCGATCAGGATCGGCGAGCTGCCCGTCCAGCTCGCCGCGCTCAACACTCTCACCCTCAACGTCGGCGAGCTGACCGTGCGCGCCGCCCTGGAGGGCCGCCGCGACCACGTCTACCAGGCGGCGCTGCTCGACCCCAACACCGCCGCCACGCTGCCGGTCCACCGTGTCCGCGAGCTGGTCGACGAGCTGATCGCCGCGCACGGCGACCTGTTGCCCGAGGGCATCCGGGCATGA
- a CDS encoding zinc-dependent alcohol dehydrogenase yields MRALVFTAPGTVEMREVPEPTPGPGEVLVHVAASGICGSELHGVRTPGFRVPPLVMGHEFAGRTDDGTRVVVNPILSCGRCDLCALGGRNVCRERRIIGVHTPGAFAERVAVPAGALVRLPDELGWTAAGIVEPAANAVHAWALAGAPAGARVGVIGAGAIGLACMLVAASGKAARIEIADRSVERREIAARLGADAATPELTGEYDVIFDAVGAAATHEQSLACLRPGGVAVWLGLADSTAGFDAAHLVRGEKRVLGSFAYQDADFAAAVDLAGQWDLSWVATFPLAQGAEVFTALMNGRATPVKALLVPDPTPEPR; encoded by the coding sequence GTGAGGGCACTGGTGTTCACCGCGCCCGGCACCGTCGAGATGCGCGAGGTGCCGGAGCCCACGCCGGGCCCCGGCGAGGTGCTGGTCCACGTGGCCGCCTCCGGCATCTGCGGCAGCGAGCTGCACGGCGTGCGCACCCCCGGCTTCCGCGTGCCGCCGCTGGTGATGGGCCACGAGTTCGCCGGCCGCACCGACGACGGCACGCGCGTCGTGGTCAACCCCATCCTGTCCTGCGGGCGCTGCGACCTGTGCGCGCTCGGCGGCCGCAACGTGTGCCGCGAGCGGCGCATCATCGGCGTGCACACGCCCGGCGCGTTCGCCGAGCGGGTCGCCGTGCCCGCGGGCGCGCTGGTGAGGCTGCCCGACGAGCTCGGCTGGACGGCCGCCGGCATCGTCGAGCCGGCGGCCAACGCCGTGCACGCCTGGGCGCTGGCCGGCGCCCCCGCGGGCGCCCGGGTGGGCGTCATCGGCGCCGGCGCGATCGGCCTGGCCTGCATGCTCGTCGCCGCGTCCGGCAAGGCCGCCCGGATCGAGATCGCCGACCGGTCCGTCGAACGCCGCGAGATCGCCGCCCGGCTCGGCGCCGACGCGGCCACACCGGAGCTGACCGGCGAGTACGACGTGATCTTCGACGCGGTGGGGGCCGCCGCCACCCACGAGCAGTCGCTGGCCTGCCTGCGCCCCGGCGGGGTGGCGGTCTGGCTGGGCCTGGCCGACAGCACCGCCGGGTTCGACGCGGCCCACCTGGTGCGCGGCGAGAAGCGGGTGCTCGGTTCCTTCGCCTACCAGGACGCCGACTTCGCCGCGGCCGTGGACCTGGCCGGCCAGTGGGACCTGAGCTGGGTCGCCACCTTCCCGCTGGCCCAGGGCGCCGAGGTCTTCACCGCGCTGATGAACGGCCGTGCCACCCCCGTCAAGGCCCTGCTCGTACCCGATCCCACCCCCGAACCGAGGTAG
- a CDS encoding fumarylacetoacetate hydrolase family protein translates to MRLGTVRVGDGARLAAVERDGRWHALDVPAGTALEAVLAAGPQETLRAARGAVGPLPDAVPVAPLRPGKIVAIGLNYLDHIREAGMDKPARPLMFAKFPSSVIGPGDPIVIDGELAERVDWEVELAAVIGTPLRHAGPAQALAGVAGYTVANDVSARDLQFADGQWTRGKSLDTFCPLGPVIVTPDELGDPQALRLRTVVNGETVQDSTTAEMLFGVAELLAFCSRSFTLEPGDVVLTGTPWGCGEFMDPPRSLHPGDVVEVSIEGIGGLRNPVVAAGTMR, encoded by the coding sequence ATGAGACTGGGTACGGTCCGCGTCGGCGACGGCGCCAGGCTCGCCGCCGTGGAGAGAGACGGGCGCTGGCACGCCCTGGACGTGCCGGCCGGGACCGCCCTGGAGGCGGTGCTGGCCGCGGGCCCGCAGGAGACGCTGCGGGCGGCCCGCGGCGCGGTCGGGCCGCTGCCGGACGCCGTGCCGGTCGCGCCGCTGCGCCCCGGCAAGATCGTCGCGATCGGCCTGAACTACCTGGACCACATCCGCGAGGCCGGCATGGACAAGCCGGCGCGCCCGCTCATGTTCGCCAAGTTCCCCTCCAGCGTGATCGGTCCGGGCGACCCGATCGTCATCGACGGCGAGCTGGCCGAGCGCGTCGACTGGGAGGTGGAGCTGGCCGCCGTCATCGGCACGCCGCTGCGGCACGCCGGTCCGGCGCAGGCGCTGGCCGGCGTGGCCGGCTACACCGTGGCCAACGACGTGTCCGCCCGCGACCTGCAGTTCGCCGACGGGCAGTGGACGCGGGGCAAGAGCCTGGACACCTTCTGCCCCCTCGGCCCGGTCATCGTGACGCCCGACGAGCTGGGCGACCCGCAGGCGCTGCGGCTGCGCACGGTGGTCAACGGCGAGACCGTGCAGGACTCCACCACCGCCGAGATGCTCTTCGGCGTGGCCGAGCTGCTGGCGTTCTGCTCCCGCTCCTTCACCCTCGAACCCGGGGACGTGGTGCTGACCGGCACCCCGTGGGGTTGTGGCGAGTTCATGGACCCGCCGCGCTCGCTGCACCCCGGCGACGTCGTCGAGGTCAGCATCGAGGGCATCGGCGGCCTGCGCAATCCCGTCGTGGCCGCCGGGACCATGCGGTGA
- a CDS encoding alanine racemase, with translation MYPELDTPALLIDLDVVRANVAEMAKVAATHGVALRPHIKTHKMPELARLQLEAGATGITCAKLGEAEIMADAGVDDILLAFPLWGEPKLRRLAALRERARVRVSLDSPDVAAGLGRLGLRTGSPVEVLVEVDTGQHRLGRPPGRPTADLVAEIAAIPGIEVVGLLTLAGHAYHARTPDQLAEVSRREGTDLVATAELCARDGIELPVISVGCTPTARYVAAVAGVTEIRPGTYIFNDTAMMRLGVATEETAASRVLATVVARPSPDRVVLDAGTKCLTSDGAGTPAWIRAAGLPWLRMDFLNEEHAVARLDPEHARDGELPVGTRVQLIPGHACPVTNLFDVAHGVEAGRVTTELRVAARGAVR, from the coding sequence ATGTACCCCGAGCTGGACACCCCGGCCCTGCTGATCGACCTGGACGTGGTCCGCGCCAACGTGGCCGAGATGGCCAAGGTGGCCGCCACACACGGTGTGGCGCTGCGCCCGCACATCAAGACCCACAAGATGCCCGAGCTGGCACGCCTGCAACTGGAGGCCGGCGCGACCGGCATCACCTGCGCCAAGCTCGGCGAGGCAGAGATCATGGCGGACGCCGGCGTCGACGACATCCTGCTCGCCTTCCCCCTCTGGGGTGAGCCCAAGCTGCGCCGTCTGGCCGCGCTGCGCGAGCGCGCCCGGGTGCGGGTCAGCCTCGACTCCCCCGACGTCGCCGCCGGTCTCGGCCGGCTCGGGCTGCGGACCGGCTCGCCCGTCGAGGTGCTGGTGGAGGTGGACACCGGCCAGCACCGGCTGGGCCGTCCACCCGGCCGCCCCACCGCCGACCTGGTCGCCGAGATCGCCGCGATCCCCGGCATCGAGGTGGTCGGGCTGCTCACCCTGGCCGGGCACGCCTACCACGCGCGCACGCCGGACCAGCTCGCCGAGGTCTCCCGCCGCGAGGGGACCGACCTGGTCGCCACCGCCGAGCTGTGCGCGCGGGACGGCATCGAGTTGCCCGTGATCAGCGTCGGCTGCACACCCACCGCCCGGTACGTCGCCGCAGTCGCGGGGGTGACCGAGATCCGGCCCGGCACGTACATCTTCAACGACACCGCGATGATGCGGCTCGGCGTCGCCACGGAGGAGACGGCGGCCTCCCGGGTGCTGGCCACCGTGGTCGCCAGGCCGTCGCCGGACCGGGTCGTGCTCGACGCCGGCACCAAGTGCCTCACCTCCGACGGGGCCGGCACGCCCGCCTGGATCCGCGCCGCCGGGCTGCCGTGGCTGCGGATGGACTTCCTCAACGAGGAGCACGCGGTCGCCCGCCTCGACCCGGAGCACGCCCGTGACGGCGAGCTGCCCGTGGGGACGCGGGTGCAGCTCATCCCCGGCCACGCCTGCCCGGTGACCAACCTCTTCGACGTCGCCCACGGCGTGGAGGCCGGCCGGGTCACCACCGAGCTGCGCGTCGCCGCCCGCGGTGCCGTGCGCTGA
- a CDS encoding SDR family NAD(P)-dependent oxidoreductase, whose protein sequence is MRGLAGKRVLVSGGSSGIGAATARRFLQEGSRVVIGGLDPGEVDRTVAELAPLGEVSGLAGDVSSETGVDRLVGGAVAALGGLDVLVNNAGTAWREPFLDITAEHWDKIISVNLRGMFLVAQAVARRLVAQGGGGVILNMSSTNGIGGEADYAHYNASKGGVLLLTRTMAVELGRHGIRVNALCPGYIRTPLNSAIAAGLGEEFVSAYEREHIPLGRAGLAEEVAAGYAFLASDDAAFVHGTELVIDGGQLAVM, encoded by the coding sequence ATGCGAGGACTTGCGGGCAAGCGGGTGCTGGTCAGCGGCGGCAGCAGCGGCATCGGGGCCGCGACCGCCCGGCGCTTTCTGCAGGAGGGCTCCCGGGTCGTGATCGGCGGGCTCGACCCCGGCGAGGTGGACCGGACGGTGGCCGAGCTGGCCCCGTTGGGCGAGGTGAGCGGCCTGGCCGGCGACGTCAGCTCCGAGACGGGCGTGGACCGCCTGGTCGGCGGCGCGGTCGCCGCGCTGGGCGGGCTGGACGTCCTGGTGAACAACGCCGGCACCGCCTGGCGGGAGCCGTTCCTCGACATCACCGCCGAGCACTGGGACAAGATCATTTCAGTGAACCTGCGCGGCATGTTCCTCGTCGCCCAGGCCGTCGCCCGGCGCCTGGTGGCGCAGGGCGGGGGCGGGGTGATCCTCAACATGTCCTCCACCAACGGGATCGGCGGCGAGGCCGACTACGCGCACTACAACGCCTCCAAGGGCGGGGTGCTGCTGCTGACCAGGACCATGGCGGTCGAGCTGGGCCGGCACGGCATCCGCGTCAACGCGCTGTGCCCCGGCTACATCCGCACGCCGCTCAACTCCGCCATCGCGGCCGGTCTGGGTGAGGAGTTCGTCTCGGCCTACGAACGCGAGCACATCCCGCTCGGCCGGGCCGGCCTGGCCGAGGAGGTCGCCGCCGGGTACGCGTTCCTGGCCTCCGACGACGCGGCGTTCGTGCACGGCACGGAGCTGGTGATCGACGGCGGCCAGCTCGCGGTCATGTGA
- a CDS encoding carbohydrate ABC transporter permease, with the protein MRRRFLPSGWHLLLVPMSIVTVLPFVWMVLSSLMSQAELNRFPPPIWPEAVDLGGYRTVLEGSDFPRWFLNSVLVSGAIVVAQVVLCGMAGYAFARIRFVGSRLVLVLVIATALIPFQLTVIPAFLIFNAAGLTDTLGALIVPQLSSAVGIYLMTSFFQSFPKELEEAGRIDGCSRFAVFFRVVLPVAKPALAALAVITFITAWNDLFWPLVVINSEEKYTVQVGLTTFQGQHRADWPAVMAGTVLTTLPVLGVFLFGQRRFIQALTGAVKG; encoded by the coding sequence GTGAGACGGCGCTTCCTGCCCAGCGGATGGCACCTGTTGCTGGTGCCGATGTCCATCGTGACCGTGCTGCCGTTCGTCTGGATGGTGCTCAGCTCGCTGATGAGCCAGGCGGAGCTCAACCGGTTCCCCCCGCCGATCTGGCCGGAGGCCGTCGACCTGGGCGGTTACCGCACGGTCCTGGAGGGCTCCGACTTCCCTCGCTGGTTCCTCAACAGCGTGCTGGTCTCGGGCGCGATCGTGGTGGCCCAGGTGGTGCTGTGCGGCATGGCCGGGTACGCCTTCGCCCGCATCCGCTTCGTCGGCTCCCGGCTCGTGCTCGTCCTGGTCATCGCCACGGCGCTGATCCCGTTCCAGCTCACCGTGATCCCGGCGTTCCTCATCTTCAACGCGGCCGGGCTGACCGACACGCTGGGCGCGCTCATCGTGCCCCAGCTCAGCTCGGCGGTCGGCATCTACCTGATGACGTCGTTCTTCCAGTCCTTCCCCAAGGAGCTGGAGGAGGCCGGGCGGATCGACGGGTGCTCGCGGTTCGCGGTGTTCTTCCGGGTGGTGCTGCCGGTGGCCAAGCCGGCCCTGGCGGCCCTGGCCGTGATCACCTTCATCACGGCGTGGAACGACCTGTTCTGGCCGCTCGTCGTGATCAACTCCGAGGAGAAGTACACCGTGCAGGTGGGGCTGACCACGTTCCAGGGGCAGCACCGGGCCGACTGGCCCGCCGTCATGGCGGGCACCGTGCTCACCACGCTGCCGGTGCTCGGGGTGTTCCTGTTCGGCCAGCGCCGCTTCATCCAGGCGCTGACCGGGGCGGTCAAGGGCTGA
- a CDS encoding carbohydrate ABC transporter permease, with product MTSTAQALGRTSGRARPRDRRKLADNLTGWGFAGPATLIILGFSLVPMAWAFALSFTDSDLMSGGRNVGLDNYRALVADPVFHQALRNTGLLLFLYLPASLVAGLLVAVLLNRKVRGIGFYRTCFLVPYIASATSAGLLMGYIFDRDFGLLNGMLVKVGLPAQGLLSSPSQAMLVLTVIFFWTRFGFTVVIYLAALQEINREILEAAAIDGAGRWAVFRHVIVPSVRHMTVFLAIWGVIDVLQFFDLVMTTTKGGPANATVTIVYYIWQLAFTYFTAGYGAAVAYTLFAGTLLLVVTGLLVARRKGAMR from the coding sequence ATGACGAGCACCGCGCAGGCGCTCGGCCGCACCAGCGGCCGGGCCCGGCCGCGGGACCGGCGCAAGCTGGCCGACAACCTCACCGGATGGGGGTTCGCCGGCCCCGCGACGCTGATCATCCTGGGCTTCTCGCTGGTGCCGATGGCGTGGGCGTTCGCCCTGTCCTTCACCGACTCCGACCTCATGTCCGGCGGCCGCAACGTCGGGCTGGACAACTACCGGGCCCTGGTCGCCGACCCGGTCTTCCACCAGGCACTGCGCAACACCGGTCTGCTGCTGTTCCTCTACCTGCCCGCCTCGCTGGTGGCCGGGCTGCTCGTGGCCGTGCTGCTGAACCGGAAGGTGCGCGGCATCGGCTTCTACCGGACCTGCTTCCTGGTGCCCTACATCGCCTCGGCCACCTCGGCGGGGCTGCTCATGGGCTACATCTTCGACCGCGACTTCGGCCTGCTCAACGGCATGCTGGTCAAGGTCGGCCTGCCTGCGCAGGGCCTGTTGAGCAGCCCGTCACAGGCCATGCTGGTGCTGACCGTGATCTTCTTCTGGACCCGGTTCGGGTTCACGGTGGTGATCTACCTGGCGGCGCTCCAGGAGATCAACAGGGAGATCCTGGAGGCCGCCGCCATCGACGGGGCGGGCCGGTGGGCCGTCTTCCGGCACGTCATCGTGCCGTCCGTACGGCACATGACGGTCTTCCTCGCCATCTGGGGGGTGATCGACGTGCTGCAGTTCTTCGACCTGGTCATGACGACCACCAAGGGCGGCCCGGCCAACGCCACCGTCACCATCGTCTACTACATCTGGCAGCTCGCCTTCACCTACTTCACCGCCGGCTACGGCGCGGCCGTCGCCTACACGCTGTTCGCCGGCACGCTGCTCCTCGTCGTCACCGGACTGCTGGTGGCCCGCCGGAAGGGGGCGATGCGGTGA
- a CDS encoding ABC transporter substrate-binding protein codes for MRISTVTAAVAATVLLAAGCGGGTQEQADGPVEIVMWHGQEDTSAKSIEKLVGRFNETHPGIRVKTTSGGVTADGMLPKITAALTSDAHPDIAYLYGSWAPNIARNPKTADLTEHVKDPAIRWDDFWASEREAVTVDGKVIGFPAVVDNMVVLYNEKLLAKAGLKPPGPDWTWDDFRAMAKRATDAEAGVFGTTWAISGGEEAVWGLWPMVWQAGGDILTPDRKKAAFHGDAGQRALGLLRGMAVEDKSVYLDSSPAEKGQKLFESSRLAFFLSGPWVLPDLQAAGLEYGVVPLPGTNGNHETISGPDNWVVFEHDERRVKASATFLAWLTAAEQQLQWMTDTGSLPIRASISELPGYQDYLKKYPGIDVISANLANAKRVRPPTTKYPRVSSFVADAIARTLLGKADAKAALAEAAAKTDAALAVPGS; via the coding sequence ATGAGAATCAGCACCGTGACCGCGGCGGTGGCCGCCACGGTCCTGCTCGCCGCGGGCTGTGGCGGCGGCACGCAGGAGCAGGCGGACGGACCCGTCGAGATCGTCATGTGGCACGGCCAGGAGGACACCTCCGCCAAGTCCATCGAGAAGCTCGTCGGCCGCTTCAACGAGACCCACCCCGGCATCAGGGTGAAGACCACCTCCGGCGGCGTGACGGCCGACGGCATGCTGCCCAAGATCACGGCAGCGCTGACCTCGGACGCCCACCCCGACATCGCCTACCTGTACGGTTCCTGGGCGCCCAACATCGCGCGCAACCCCAAGACGGCCGACCTCACCGAGCACGTCAAGGACCCCGCGATCCGCTGGGACGACTTCTGGGCCAGCGAGCGCGAGGCGGTGACCGTCGACGGCAAGGTCATCGGCTTCCCCGCGGTGGTCGACAACATGGTCGTGCTCTACAACGAGAAGCTGCTGGCCAAGGCCGGGCTGAAGCCGCCCGGACCCGACTGGACCTGGGACGACTTCCGCGCCATGGCCAAGCGGGCCACCGACGCCGAGGCGGGCGTCTTCGGCACCACCTGGGCGATCAGCGGCGGCGAGGAGGCCGTGTGGGGCCTGTGGCCGATGGTCTGGCAGGCCGGCGGTGACATCCTCACCCCCGACCGCAAGAAGGCGGCCTTCCACGGCGACGCCGGGCAGCGCGCGCTCGGCCTGCTGCGCGGCATGGCGGTGGAGGACAAGTCCGTCTACCTCGACTCCAGCCCGGCCGAGAAGGGCCAGAAGCTCTTCGAGTCCAGCCGGCTGGCGTTCTTCCTGTCCGGCCCCTGGGTGCTGCCCGACCTGCAGGCCGCCGGGCTGGAGTACGGCGTCGTCCCCCTCCCCGGCACCAACGGCAACCACGAGACGATCTCCGGGCCCGACAACTGGGTGGTCTTCGAGCACGACGAGCGCCGGGTGAAGGCCTCCGCCACGTTCCTCGCCTGGCTGACGGCCGCCGAGCAGCAGCTGCAGTGGATGACCGACACCGGATCCCTGCCGATCCGGGCCTCGATCAGCGAGCTGCCCGGCTACCAGGACTACCTGAAGAAGTATCCCGGCATCGACGTCATCTCGGCCAACCTGGCCAACGCCAAACGGGTCCGGCCGCCGACCACCAAGTATCCCCGCGTCTCGTCGTTCGTCGCCGACGCCATCGCCAGGACCCTGCTGGGCAAGGCCGACGCCAAGGCGGCGCTGGCGGAGGCGGCGGCCAAGACCGACGCGGCGCTGGCCGTACCCGGATCATGA
- the melA gene encoding alpha-glucosidase/alpha-galactosidase: MARIVFLGAGSVEFTKNVLSDILSFPELGESTLVLHDIDPDRLATAEAMATWMAGELGRPAKVEARLDRRAALDGADYVINEIAVGGHAATEIDFEVPRRYGLRQTIGDTLGIGGIFRALRTIPVMVAIGEDLVELAPHALLLTYTNPMSMIPRAVYEGTSFQRVVGLCHSVRDTEARLASLVGVPEEEISFVTAGVNHQAFVLRFEHRGQSLYPALDEAIARDPELRRTVRVEMYRRLGHFPTESSEHGSEYLPWFLRHDEEVARLRIPVEIYLRWSGENLDTFEETRARLAAGQGVEITPVMELASEVIHSIETGTPRVVHGNVRNAGLIGNLPPGACVEVPCLVDRAGVRPTRVGDLPPQLAALNQTFLNVGELTVRAALEGRRDHVYHAAMLDPNTSATLTLQQIHDLVDDMIAAHGDVLPEGIR, translated from the coding sequence ATGGCACGTATCGTGTTCCTCGGCGCCGGCAGCGTCGAATTCACCAAGAACGTTCTCTCGGACATCCTGAGCTTTCCGGAGCTGGGGGAGTCCACCCTCGTCCTGCATGACATAGACCCCGACCGGCTGGCGACCGCCGAGGCGATGGCCACCTGGATGGCCGGCGAGCTGGGCAGGCCCGCCAAGGTGGAGGCCCGCCTCGACCGGCGCGCCGCCCTCGACGGCGCCGACTACGTCATCAACGAGATCGCCGTCGGCGGTCACGCCGCCACTGAGATCGACTTTGAGGTTCCCCGCCGCTACGGCCTGCGCCAGACGATCGGCGACACGCTCGGCATCGGCGGCATCTTCCGCGCCCTGCGCACCATCCCGGTGATGGTGGCCATCGGCGAGGACCTCGTCGAGCTGGCGCCGCACGCGCTGCTGCTCACCTACACCAACCCCATGTCGATGATCCCGCGTGCCGTCTACGAGGGCACCTCGTTCCAGCGGGTCGTCGGCCTGTGCCACTCGGTGCGCGACACCGAGGCCCGGCTCGCCTCCCTCGTCGGCGTGCCGGAGGAGGAGATCTCGTTCGTCACCGCCGGCGTCAACCACCAGGCGTTCGTGCTGCGCTTCGAGCACCGCGGCCAGAGCCTCTACCCGGCCCTGGACGAGGCCATCGCCCGCGACCCCGAGCTGCGCAGGACCGTCCGGGTGGAGATGTACCGCCGCCTGGGCCACTTCCCCACCGAGTCCAGCGAACACGGCTCCGAGTACCTGCCGTGGTTCCTGCGCCACGACGAGGAGGTGGCGCGCCTGCGCATCCCCGTCGAGATCTACCTGCGCTGGTCCGGCGAGAACCTCGACACCTTCGAGGAGACCAGGGCACGGCTGGCCGCCGGGCAGGGCGTGGAGATCACCCCCGTCATGGAGCTGGCCTCGGAGGTGATCCACTCCATCGAGACGGGCACCCCCCGGGTGGTGCACGGCAACGTCCGCAACGCGGGCCTCATCGGCAACCTGCCCCCCGGCGCCTGCGTCGAGGTGCCCTGCCTGGTGGACCGCGCAGGAGTGCGGCCCACGCGCGTCGGCGACCTGCCGCCGCAGCTCGCCGCGCTCAACCAGACGTTCCTGAACGTCGGCGAGCTGACCGTGCGCGCCGCCCTGGAGGGCCGCCGCGACCACGTCTACCACGCCGCCATGCTCGACCCCAACACCTCGGCCACCCTCACGCTCCAGCAGATCCACGACCTTGTCGACGACATGATCGCCGCCCACGGCGACGTGCTTCCGGAGGGCATTCGATGA